From Rhopalosiphum padi isolate XX-2018 chromosome 2, ASM2088224v1, whole genome shotgun sequence:
aacaaaacgtttttgttggttttttatCACTGTGTCGCGCGCGCTAGTGGTGCCTAAACGCGGACGAAGGATAGACGATGTTCATAAAAAGTGTAAACTTTTTTCCATCGGTTGCAACAGTgttaaatacacaaaaaatgataaaataaataaattcattgtatTCAATTGAATTACCTAATTGAAGTTAAATTTATCGTCTTGATTTTTATCATAACTGAGTAACTAATATTAACGCTAAAaatatttcctttttttatttttttttagaaccgAGAAAATGgccaaaactatattattaatattacattataatccCCTATGCTCATATTTAGAACTAGTCGACTTTTCAAACAAATGCCCGAGTGCCCAATcgaatattgacaatattgtcgAGATTCGAGTGAATTTTACAAAAACTTAGCCGTCAACTCGTCTTAgtgaatacatataataaatctcGCAATCCGTCCtaacattaatatttgatattacgaTTTCGATTTGTCCATTTGGACATTAATTGTTAAACGTCCACACGATCATGGGACATGGATCGATAGACGACAGAGGCGGGACGACGATATTCTGCTCGCGGCTGCCTGATATTTTGGTCCGCACTTGATTGTCAGCTGTTTTGCGTATTGAACACTTGGCCTCCTTATCTTATTATTCGCTCGTACCACGACCACCGCCAACAGCAGCAGCAGGCTCGTATTCGACGTGCGACGATATTAGTATTTCTGGCGGAGAAAACCGAAAATAAAAGACTATACCTATGCAATTTGAAGAGCAAACATTTATCTAATCTAGCCCGTGATCGCTCTAGGTGTTGCATGCAcgacacgatattattatcgatCGATGATCAACGGTAATCGGAAAATTCGCGTGTGTCGCAACTAAAATTACTGTCGTCTGGTCGCGACTACGAAATACCTTTTTCAATGCCACTACTTCAACTACTGGCACAGTTTTACTACTCTTAGgtacgtataatttatacagcgcttgcaaattataatttgtttgtaaattgATTTGTTCCAAACTGTTTGCACTAGGTTTTTGAATGCTTGATAATCGAGTCGTCTAACACTTTCCAGTTGATCAACATGAAAAAACTCTTTTCAAAAATCGACAACTCCAACAAAGATCCCAACTGCTTTGTAGGTAAACAGTTCACAGTTGGCCGTACATCTGTAACTGTTGAAGACGTGATTGCTGAAGGTACACCaacatacttataataaaataacaatagtatctattattatgatattgttattgtcGTTATCATATTTGCAATACTTACTTTATATGTTTTCCAGGAGGTTTTGCTGTTGTTTTTCTTGTAAAAagcaacaataaaaaatatgctgTCAAACGGCTCTTTGTCAACGATGAAGTGGACTTGGGTGTTGCTAAAAAGGAAATACAAATAGCCGTATGTTTATActgtgattaataaaaaaaattgaatatttatggtCGATATTAATTCtaacaaacttaaataaattaatgaatgatATCTACTAATTTGTAGCTTATAgatgatacattttttgtaaaaaatcatttatattttttggactTTCAGAGTAGCTTAAATGggcataaaaatattgttggctTTATTGACTCAAATATTACACGCCATAATAATGGAGTTCATGAAGTATTGATGTTGATGCCGTACTGTCCGTCTAACATTTTAACTCTAATGAACAACAGGTAATGTATGATAAcatcattcaaaattaaattttaatttaaaatcttttttgatacaataataaaatatcaatatgacaataaattgttattatatattagtattttatttatagggaGGGGGaagttatgaattttaaaaaaaattccctaatctaaaattgtaatacaaattatacaactaTACCTAACAtaggattatttaaaaaaaatcacggaTGTTGCCTTGTTGGTTACAATTCCCCTAATTGTATCACAgacaatatattcataaaaatataactattccTGATTCCTGATATCAAACTTTATCTTAAAACATATTCactttatcaaaaaattgatgGTAACACATTTAGAACTtcacaaaatgtatgtaaaatgtaatattttggacTGAAATAACAAGAATTTTTTATAGAAAggcttgtaaaaataaaaattttaccacAGTGCGTCACCATTTTAGAACACATTTATTTCAACTGAActgatgtttataatatactccaTGAAAATATTGGTTTGTTGATTGTAGCTGATAATCATAGTAAATATGTGAATTAATAATCCCTTTTCATTTTACTTctcttaatttatttcattttaatataaatgctgACTCCtcaatttgaatttttgtttcTATTCATAATAACTACTCTGTACTgtgtgaataataaattatcacaatTATGTACCAATACATATtgctatatcatttttttttataataattcaatatttcaaaatccGGATTTTGAAttccaaaaatttaaatttttgaaaatgttcccACTACTAGTTTGAATTACTTAAAAACTCCTCTATTACTTACAATAAAGGTTTTAAAATAAGCAATTTTTCAATAGCCTTAGTTgaaacaattcatttttttaattttataagaatatacaTGTTAACTGagtataatttatctaaattgttaatattaataccataattgtattatcaataaaatgttcaCTTCACAATTCTAGTTTGTTAGCCTTGAACAtggtaataaatatatctaccaTAGTACCATAGTACCATTTAATCACTAGTTTACTTGTCAATTGAGTAGTTAtagataatttttcataaattaagaaACCCAAttctatactatttaaaattaaatttaaatatgtatttttaacaatattagttAGTTTGATGATTCATTGATATGACTCATGAAAAGATGTATAAATTATGGATTATTGACATGTGTCAAACACTCATTTAATGTtaagtatttagttattatacttatgaaaaaatatttaaattttaataaagtttggcatttttattttttgttatcaagaaataacataacattataataaatatattttaatttaatttgaaaaatatatattatttatgttgtattttagACTGCAATCTGGCCTAACAGAACCTGAAGTTCTTCAAATTTTTTGTGACACTTGTGAAGCAGTTAGCCGTTTACACCATTCTCAAACGCCTATAATACATagagatttaaaaatagaaaacatcTTAGTTAGTGAAAATggtcaatatttattatgtgattTTGGTTCAGCCACAGCACGTGAACTTGATCCAAATATACAAGGAGTACATGCTATAGAAGaagaaataaacaaatataccaCTATATCTTATCGATCACCTGAAATGATTGACTTATACAACAATAAAGTAATAACCACAAAATCAGATATTTGGGCTTTGGGTTGTCTATTATACAAGTTATGCTATTTTACATTACCATTTGGTGAAAGTCCGTTAAAAATACAAAGTGGTCAGTTCAGTATTCCAGATACACCAGAATactctattaaattaaatacattaattagtaAGTTTATatctaacaaatatatatatttaacataaaatcaaaattgtttaagtataataaaaaataatttacagaataTATGTTGGAGATTGAACCTGATTTACGCCCAGACATTTACCAGGTTTCTTACATTGCATTCCAATTAGCCGGAAAAGATTGTccagttcaaaatttaaatgtattattaattacctatttacaggagttgacatttttatcataaatttaactatttttcagAATGTTCCCAATCCTAATATCAATGAATTAATTGTATCTCTTAATGAAAAACGAGTTCCTCAAACACCAAAAACGCATGTCAAACCAAATTACCATTCAACTTCTGTTGTAGAAGGCACTAGTGTGAATCCAAGGCAAAGACCAAAACCTTTAAGTTCAGGAATACCTCCACCTTTAGGTTCATCTCCTACATTTAAAAGAGCATTTCAACCAGTTGTTGGAATTTTGGCAAATTCTCATTCACCAGATACATCccaccaaaataaaatatctccACGTGAAAAGGCGCCACAGGTGTTATTTCCAGTCAAaggtaaatgataaatataactaaaacatttatgaaattaactttaaactaataagtaatacatgtttataatatacaaactatgCAGATCCATTTGTTGAGACTACATTCACTCAATCTACAACAGTGTCACCTTCATCATCTCCTTTAATTTCTATGCCTAAACATAAACGAAATGTTAGTGAAACTTCTACATTCTCCaagtatgtatacctattttgttttaattattattattaaagaaattatatcctttattgattataatatttttatttagaaaacttGTATTTccctttattaagaaaaatattttattttagaatatttgttAATGATAATTCAAATCAATTCATGCCACCTTATGGAGATTCTACTAAAGTATGTTCTGTATCTTCAAAAGATTCTACTAGTTTTCCTGTTTCTAATGTgcgtattaattattcattattattattatatttatatccctattaatattaatatattgtattttaggtAGAAGTTAATAATTTGAATGCAAAAACATCTTGGAATCCATTCGAAGAACCGTCATCTTTTGAATATCAAATTAGTGGTGAAGAAATTTTTAACTCTTCATTTAATCAAATCCCTTCAAATGACAATGGTAAAAAGTTATTTGCATAgttttaatatagattatatttattaataatttattcaaatctgTACCATTAgtacactattttattttagttaaacgttcaatttttagatgaagttaatgaaaaatctcAAGAAAGTACTACCAAAACAGTGAAATCCAATGTAACAGACGAAGATCCATTTGGTTCTGCACCATTTCCTTACAAAAGTTAGTTaagttttattggtttttttaattagttttaaaataaaaatagtgaattGACGTAAATCATAACATATAattctgttattatattttaggtatagaCGAATCTATAGGAAATAGTCCAATTAGAAAATTATCCCTTAATGgtgagtaaataattattttttttttttatcaaattttactgCAATAgcctttaaaaaaacataattgtgGAGGTTTCCTTAACAGTATGGTGATAGTTTTGgagtgaataataaaattaaaacattaatgtatacaaatcaatattttttaactatagattgtttgtttttataaaatattcttataaaaatgtatgattttgacttaaaaaaaacttaaatttattaaacaataaaataataatctatcatATTGTTTTACACACTTTTAtgcttttataataagttattttggtTAGTAGCTTATAGATAAtagttaattgtaataatactaataaatagattaatagaCTTGGTTAGACAGACATTGTTCAATGAGATAActgttcttattttatttttttggattatgaaataatttatttatgcacgttataacataatatataaaacataatatatctttCTGTTTTAAGACAAACTTTTTTGCaactattttctaattattagaAGAgtgtatctatattctataatgaaatatttattagaacagttaaacctattattatttacaaaataaaaaagctgatggattaaacattttattttatatttactatcctTTACTATTTTCtttccattaaatatattttacctattaatcacttttttttttattcatctactaaattttattataagctcttaatatatttataaagggaTATTATTGCAGATTGTATCTTGGATATTGGAAACCTCCCTAatgaatttctttatttttactaacatataattatacttgaTACAATTTTCTAATAGCATGAATTATCTGTATTTtagtaatgttaaaattaaattttaaaaatgttgtaactaatataaattatttcttatttaaaaaaatataatactggtTTCCAATTTAACTAAGCTTGTGCTATTTAACAACCATTAAAACTCTTATCTGGTAATATGGTGCTTGTTGGTTGGTTCTTTGTAGGTTTGCAACATGATGGGAATCAGGATTGATACACATTTAACAATGTCTCACCATAAATTGTGCATATCATAGATACGAGTAACGGTGATAATATATGCATGAATTATTTACCTTCTACAACAACTACTATTCTACttagttacaatttatatttcttatagttGTAATTAACCTTTAATcttatataccttataatattgCATGTTAAATGTtggatatcatattatttaaaatatattataatgttaatatgaatttattagtGTTTTTCGTCTATCATCTCTTAATTTTTTAGGCACTGACCTTAAAAAAAATGCTGAAAAATGGAAAACCTACTTCATCGAacataatttgaaattagacagattaatattaaataatgaacctGACAGTGACGAGATTGCTACTGGTTTAGTAGCTACAACACGTAGTGATGATGAATTGGAATCAAACGAATGTTCATCAACCCCATTTGTGAAAATTCCACTTGAAGATCGCTCAAAGTATGAAAAATTAGCTTGTAATACTGATGAAGTATCTTCAGATGATAGTCAAGTAGCAAGCGGTGAAACTAGGAAAAAATCTTCTAAACGAAGAAAAATTCctgaatttaaatcaaatagtcGTTTTCGAaaggacaaaaaaaataaaaaacatcaaaatgaCTATGACCAATCTGATGATGATTCTATTGGATCAGCTAGTGATCTCCAAACTCGTAACGACGAGGAAGACACAAACAAAAACATTCCTGAAACTATGACAGTAAAAGACAGTATGATTACATGTGGATCATCAGCTTATCATGCTGAATGTGAAAGCATGGCACGAGATGATATTCCTCCACCTAACGCCCAAGGAGCAACTAGACTTCGTGACCCTGTACctgttaaaaatgttgatgctGAAATACCATTGATTTCGGATAATGAAGGAGAAGAGTATGAAAGTTTAGGTAATACTGATGTATTTGCAATGGCACCTTTTcctaaagcaaaaaaaaaatgttcagacAGCGACTCAGATTTATTTGGTTCTGTACCTTTTAAGTTAAACACGAATCCTTTTGAACAGGCTGATTTTGCCGATAGCGTATACTTTGAAAAAGAAGATTCAACCGAAATACCTTTCAGATCTGAACCAAAAGAGGCTATTTTAGTGGATTTAGATCCACAAGAGCCAATTTACATGaaaataattcatcaaaatGTTACACAGGTAGCAACTAATAAAGTGATAACTACATTAGCTACAAATAGTGGCTTTAGTAATATGAGTTTTGAAGATTACTCAAGTAGTGATGCTGAGGAGTCACAAGCTCCAGTTTATTCGCCCTTTGAAGTAGTTCGACCGG
This genomic window contains:
- the LOC132919778 gene encoding uncharacterized protein LOC132919778 is translated as MKKLFSKIDNSNKDPNCFVGKQFTVGRTSVTVEDVIAEGGFAVVFLVKSNNKKYAVKRLFVNDEVDLGVAKKEIQIASSLNGHKNIVGFIDSNITRHNNGVHEVLMLMPYCPSNILTLMNNRLQSGLTEPEVLQIFCDTCEAVSRLHHSQTPIIHRDLKIENILVSENGQYLLCDFGSATARELDPNIQGVHAIEEEINKYTTISYRSPEMIDLYNNKVITTKSDIWALGCLLYKLCYFTLPFGESPLKIQSGQFSIPDTPEYSIKLNTLIKYMLEIEPDLRPDIYQVSYIAFQLAGKDCPVQNLNNVPNPNINELIVSLNEKRVPQTPKTHVKPNYHSTSVVEGTSVNPRQRPKPLSSGIPPPLGSSPTFKRAFQPVVGILANSHSPDTSHQNKISPREKAPQVLFPVKDPFVETTFTQSTTVSPSSSPLISMPKHKRNVSETSTFSKIFVNDNSNQFMPPYGDSTKVCSVSSKDSTSFPVSNVEVNNLNAKTSWNPFEEPSSFEYQISGEEIFNSSFNQIPSNDNDEVNEKSQESTTKTVKSNVTDEDPFGSAPFPYKSIDESIGNSPIRKLSLNGTDLKKNAEKWKTYFIEHNLKLDRLILNNEPDSDEIATGLVATTRSDDELESNECSSTPFVKIPLEDRSKYEKLACNTDEVSSDDSQVASGETRKKSSKRRKIPEFKSNSRFRKDKKNKKHQNDYDQSDDDSIGSASDLQTRNDEEDTNKNIPETMTVKDSMITCGSSAYHAECESMARDDIPPPNAQGATRLRDPVPVKNVDAEIPLISDNEGEEYESLGNTDVFAMAPFPKAKKKCSDSDSDLFGSVPFKLNTNPFEQADFADSVYFEKEDSTEIPFRSEPKEAILVDLDPQEPIYMKIIHQNVTQVATNKVITTLATNSGFSNMSFEDYSSSDAEESQAPVYSPFEVVRPAECDIKRSSLKSRSNPFT